In the genome of Bradyrhizobium sp. CB3481, the window GGGCCAGCTCCTTCATCTCGGCGGTTTCCTTGGCGATAAATCCCGGCCAGTCCGAATAGCGCTTGAAGCCGGGCTCATAGCCGACCTTCTGGAAGCGCTCGATCACCGAAGGGCTCGCGATCGCCTCTTCCAGCGTCGAGGCCAGCCGGTCGCGAATGGCCGGCGGCGTCCCCTTGGGCACCACGACAGTGCCCCATGAGACAAGGTCGATATTGGAATAACCGAGCTCAGCGAGCGTCGGAACATCAGGGAGGAACTGCGAGCGCTTGGCGGAGAACACCGCCAGCGGGCGAACCGTGCCGGCTTCGATCTGCGGCCTGATCGCGATCACGGTATCGACGTGGTACTCGATGTGCTTGCCGATCAAATCGTTCATCGCTGGCGCGCTGCCGCGATAGGGCAGGTGCACCATCTTGATGCCGGCACTCGACTTGAACAGCTCGCCGGCAAAATGCGAAATGGTCGCCACGCCAAACGACGCCAGCGACAGCTTGTCGGGATTGGCCTTGGCGGCCGCGACCAGCGCCGCAACGTCCTTGATCGGATTGTCGCGATGGGTGACCAGCACCATCGTGATGGTGCCGGTCTGGGCGATCGGCTCGAAATCCTTCGCGCTGTCATACGGCACGTTCTCCTTCACCGCATTCTGCAAGGTGAAGGTCGAATTCGAGCTGGAGAACAGGG includes:
- a CDS encoding tripartite tricarboxylate transporter substrate binding protein; its protein translation is MVRKFLAAAIASACVAVCPSIAMAQANYPEKPLQLIVPFPAGGASDVVGRIIAGELETRLGKPVIVINRPGGGTTIAAKEVAIAAPDGYTLFSSSNSTFTLQNAVKENVPYDSAKDFEPIAQTGTITMVLVTHRDNPIKDVAALVAAAKANPDKLSLASFGVATISHFAGELFKSSAGIKMVHLPYRGSAPAMNDLIGKHIEYHVDTVIAIRPQIEAGTVRPLAVFSAKRSQFLPDVPTLAELGYSNIDLVSWGTVVVPKGTPPAIRDRLASTLEEAIASPSVIERFQKVGYEPGFKRYSDWPGFIAKETAEMKELARQGGIKEE